In Apis mellifera strain DH4 linkage group LG1, Amel_HAv3.1, whole genome shotgun sequence, the sequence TGGGAAAGAATACAGACTAtagtaaaaaatgaagaaggtCTTGGTATTGAGTATgatgaaaatgtaatttgcGACGTTTGTAGATCCGTaagtgattaattttataaatatcaataatattaaaaaataatagttgattaatcaaaaaaatattgttttattagcCCGATTCTGAAGAAGGAAACGAAATGGTATTTTGTGATTGTTGTAACATATGTGTACATCAAGCATGTTATGGAATCACTTCAATACCAGATGGTTCATGGCTATGTAGAACTTGTTCTCTAAGTCAACGACCAGATTGTGTTCTTTGTCCTAACAAAGGTGGTGCTATGAAGTGTACTCGTAGTGGCCAAAAATGGGCTCATGTTTCTTGTGCTTTATGGATCCCAGAAGTCAGCATTGGCTGTGTTGAAAGAATGGAACCTATTACTAAAATATCCAGTATTccagtaaatataatataatattcatatacaagtcaatacattttataaaaagaaaaattagaattttaaattcatggaATAAATTCTTACTTGCAGCAAAGTCGGTGGGCCTTAATATGTGTGCTGTGTCGAGAAAGAGTCGGTGCTTGCATCCAGTGCAGTATAAAAACGTGTAAAACAGCTTATCATGTAACGTGTGCCTTCAAATATGGCTTAGAAATGAAGGCAATTATTGAAGATGAAATGGCCGACGATGGAGTAAAATTAAgggtatatatttaataaaaagttattttcaataatgtaaaaaaattaaatattttttaacaatatatatatatatatatatatatatatggattttatccactaaattatatttttatttttaatacatttttatatttaaatactgatattaaaatattaatttaaagaatattaaattataataaaaattttttttgaaatttaagaataaaaatggaaatattttatttatagtccTACTGTCAAAAACATAGTAGaacaaatacaaaagataAAGTTCAAGGCACTGGAAGCAGTATAGGGAGTGGAGGTGACAAGGCAGGATCAGATTCCGAAGATGCGGAATCTAGAAGACGCAAGAGGAAAGACATGACTTCTGAGGAAAAAAATCAAGCACGCGCTGCAAAGtacgtttttaattattttaaacttttattttaattattttatacttttatttaaatcattttttatgatgtaactgtgcatttattttttcattagattACAAGAAATTGAAGCAGAATTTGACAAACATgtaagtttaaaagatattgctTCGCAACAATTAGACGTGGATCCTGATGGCAttgtctatatttataattattggaagCTCAAAAGAAGGGTAAGTGACATTTAAAAACTTGATATGTTAATTGAAACtagtaataatatgtatattaccaattacattatcattaatattataatctatttttcgtttttttttttttttttttaattataattataatttaacttatattaaataatcgttggtattaatagaatttcagataaagttttttatttatcttagaatttcttaattgaattaaatatttagatcaagaataagttaaaaaaaaaaaaaaaaaaaaataaagaaataaaaaataaaaaagaattaaatataaaattttgtgtttgtatcaaattaatttttgttacaataaaattaatatttgttataatatatattaaattgattatatttatatatgtatttatttgacttcctttatttaatttaataggcTGGTCATAACAAACCATTATTGGCACCTCGTTGTGGAGAACTTTCGGGTAGTGGATCCCGTAATCAAGGACAAGCAGCCGATCTCGAAAAAATGAGGACATTCGTGCAATTACGTCAAGATTTGGAAAGAGTCCGGAATCTATGCTATATGGTTGGCAGGAGAGAGAAATTATGTCGATCTTTCCTTAGATTACGAGAGCAGACGTTCCACAAGCAAGCTTTAGTAATGTCAGGTCCACCTTTACCGCCGGCAGCAGCTGCTGCTGTGATGGAAGCTAATCATGGACCTTCGATATATGATCGATTATATTCTCATCCTGATTCAGAAGATCACACTCATGATTTTGACACAATTGTTGCTAGAATTGCTGGTATAGATTCTCCAACTAGTGAAGAGAAGAAAActcaacaacaacagcagcagcaacaacaacaacaacaggaCTTCAATGGTGCCTCTAGTAAAAAATTGTACTTCAACGGCTCCGTCCGAAGAAAGAATCTTTATGGCAGTGATTTATCATCTGTCAGTAGTAGTGAAACGGATGCGACAAAAGCAAAAactgaaaaatcgaaaaacttGAAACTTGAAACTGAATCGAGTACAGAAGAGGAAACCAATGTGTCTGCAAAAACCAAACTATCACGAAGAAAAGCGAAAAAAGCTGTTCAATCGGTTGAAAAATTACACTCGACAGTTAGGGAAAAcagtgaaaatgaaaaacttgTGAATAGTAGATCGCATACTCTCGAGCatatggaaaaagaattaGGAAGTGCATCTGGTAGTGAAAGTGATGAATTGTTAACGTTAAGCGGTGGAGCAACAAAACATTTCGTTGCTTCGGCTATTTATTCAGATACAGATTCCGATTCTCAAGAACATGCGTCTCATTCTGCAGTGTTAATTACGAAAGCAGCTGTAAAGGAATTTTCCGCGGCAAATTTGTCGAAAAATTCGCagaaaaactttaataagGATTCCAGACACGTCGAATCGACGTATCACAATACAGGATCGAAGAATAAAGagaatcaaaataaaactagtgttaaaaagaaagaatacatACCTTCTGCATTGATTGTTCCACAAAGACAAGCTGCGAAGAAAGCTTCGGAAATCATGCAACGCACACAACAAGGCAAAAAAGATAATTCAGTGCCTGAAACTATGtcggaaataattaaatctcctGTCGAGGAAATTCCAAAATCTTCCTCCTCAAAGCAATCAAAAGACAAAAGTCCTAATaagaaacaaagagaaaataaacagtcaaaagaaattaaaaataatgacgtGTATGATTTCGATAAAGAATTTGGAGATGGGACAGAGATTTTGGCATATGTACCACAGAGGCAAGCTGCAAAGAAAGCTGCAGAACACATCAAAAGTGGTATGGGTAATAAAACTACGCAGCAAATCGAACAAGAAACATTCGATGGAAGATCGAAAAAGGAATCTCCAGAGAcagggaaaaggaaagaatttagGAAAGATGATTCTTCTAGAAAAGAGGAATTATCTtcgcgaaaagaagaaatatcatcttcgtcgtcatcgtcgtcatcctcttcatcttcttcttcgtcttcatcctcttcctcgtcctcttcctcctcgtcaTCTAGAAAAGAAGATCTCTCAtccagaaaagaagaattggtttcgaagaaggaagaatcctcgagaaaagaagaaatctcgAAAGAAAGTCGTTCGAGAAGACCTAGGAAATCAAGTACGCGAGAGACAGTGCTTTCGAGTAATAGTGATAGCAGCAGTAGTAGTAGCAATAGTTGTTCTAGTTCTACAGAAAGTAGCAGTGATTCGGAAAATCCGGAACATAGGAAATTTTCAGATGAATTGATAGATGGTTCTTCTGCTACTACTTCTTCCGAAAGTGATAGTGGTAACAGAACAAAAAGCAAAGCGATTCCTAGTTCAGCGAATCGAAAGCAACAGCCTAGCAAAACATCACCAGAACGACAAGAAGCtgaaagaaaatcaatttcagGGCGGAAACTCAAGAAGCTGCCCGAGAAGAAGCTTAAAACTTCCGACGGGCGGCGGGGACCTGAGTTTCAGCCGCCTACTGAGAGAGAGGAACCTCGTAGAGCCTGCAAAgaacagcaacagcaacaacaccAGACACAACAAGAAGCAAGTGTCAAAAAGCAAGatcaaagagataaaaaacaatcaacaacaacagcaggAACGGAGGTTGATGAGGATTTGCTCATTGGGTCTGGAGATAATGATGggtcaagaaatatttttgggaCCAGGCCTACCAAAAAGTCGAGTCAAGTTGGTAAGCAGCAATCCTTAccaagaaaagaagataaaaagatcAAATCCGAAGGCAGGAAGCGAAAACCAAACGAGTCCGTTGCGAAAGATGAGAAGAGCGGGAAAGAAACGGTCAAAAAATCGGAGAAACGGTTAAATGACAAACAATCTGTTAAggtaatagaaaagaaagatgaagAACAAAGTAAGAAAGACGAACAAAAGATTATCGATCAAGAAAAAGCTGAGTGTACGGATAGCTCTTCAAAGagcgaagagaaaaaagtaaagaagaTTGGAAGTAAAGatgcgataaatattttagaagaagaaatgaagcAACGTAGAGCGGAAAGAGACAGCCCGAAAAAATCACTGAAAGGATTAGACAAATTACTGGAAAAACGTGAACATCACGATAAAATGTCTAAGAGTAAAATTTCTGAAgtaaagattgaaaaagttatttgcgatgaagaaaaagaagaaaaagaatctgtggaagaaaatcaacaaataaaaGAGGTTATAAAGAACGAAGAtcgtaaaaatcatattaacgAAAGCAACAGTACTATTGAGAAACCAAAACCAGAAGAgcgaatagaagaagaaataataaaaaaggatattGCTGAGATATCtcaaattgagaaaattacatctggaaagaaaaaaaccgaTCGGAATTTGGGGAAAAGTCAGGAAAATGCTATTGAACATCAACAAAGTGTTGAATTGCAAAATATCGAATCTCAAACAATTTCTCTTGGAGAAAACGTTCAAAAAGAAAGTAACGAAGATGATAATGGTAAATCTATTTTGGAAAGAGTCgaaaattcagaaaaagaaCATCAAAAAAGACGAAAATCTGCGAATAGATCGATCTTCTCACCACAACATGGCAAAGATGCAAGTGTTTCAGAATTGTTTGATTTTGATCAAGATATGTTAACGGAAGAAATAGTAAATGAAGATGGATTCGGTATATCTAGAGACGCGGAAGAACGGGGTGTACCGTTAagtttttcattcaataatgaattatgGTTTAAGGAAGATTCGAAAGAGGATAGTGCTAGAGAAACGTTGCATCTTGTAGAGAAGCTACGTATGGAACTCTCAAAAAAGTCAAATTCTAGTCAGATTGAATTAGAGGCAGTACCTGTAGATGGTGAAgttaaaaaggaagaatcaCCTATAGAAAAGACATAcgagcaacagcaacaacaatcGCAGCAACAGTTACCATTACAACTtcagcaacagcaacaaacCACTCAACAACAACAAGAAAAAGAGACAAAAATTCTTGAGCCTATCACAGAACCAGTTTTgaacgtgaaaaatattgaaatttctgaAGAAGAGATATCTACTAACGAAACCCGTCCCAGCAGTTGTAAGAGTAcaatagaagaaaagagaaaaagttgtTATTCGGGTGGTAACGATAGATATGCAGCTTACGAAGAGGATCGTGAAACGAACAAAGTAAGCTTGGTGGAACGATCAAAGCTTGATCGAGCAGAGACTGACGAAAGATGGGTTCCACCTAGTATCAATAGTTTTCAACTTAGCGATGTGCAACATCTAAATGCTTTAATGGAAACGCAAAATCGTCGATATGGGAACCATCAATTCCCTAACGAATCTATTCCAGAAAACGAATCCATTGCACGTACTCATTTGAACGCACCGAGTATACAAGAACAATATCTTCTGCAGCAGCCACATTCGATTCTTCACAGTCAGCAAGAATCGCACGAAAGAACGATGCTCGATCAACCAATATCCGAAGAGAATCCTATGGAAATGGTAAATAGACATTTAATAGGATTGCCAGCATCGGAGGATGATCAGGCGGCTGAAATGATGGATAGAGTGCTGGAAAAAGAAGATGACGTTGTCAGACAACAGGAATATGATCAAAACTCCCCGTACAATGACATAAATGGTCGTCCAGATACTAGATGGGCAGAAAGTCAAGTTTTACCGTCTCGTAGATCCACATCCTCTTCGATTACTTCCGCCTCTTCCGCAGAGGATCATTCTATTCCACCGTACAAGAACGTGGCTGGTATTCCATTCCCGCCATGTTCCATGGAAACAACGTATTACGCAGATTCTAGTTACGGTACTGGTCCAGTCAGTCTGTTTCCGCCACAGTCCTGCGCGGCACCATTACCTTATCCTTCTCCTGGTCCAGCCCTTTTTCCACCAGCATTTGGAGCGGCTTTTCCAGGAGCTCAATCATTATTACCCCACGTGAAGCCATTAGAAGATTCGCTTAATCTACAAGCTTCACCATGTACCGCAGCGTTCACGTCTTCCTCACACAACATGGCGCTTACAGCAGCTATGGTCTCGCCTACTAAAATAGTTACACCAcctccaccaccacctccACCACCTCCCCAAGTCACCGCTCCACCTACAGAATCTATAGAGAGAACGCAACAACAATTACAAACGCAAGTAGCCGATTCACCCTCTTTGCCTATGAATTTCTTGAACACTGTAGCACCGGAAAATCATACTAATGATACCGTTGTCGAGAGTCTTCAAGAAGCTTTGGCAGATGGTAAAAGTCAACATTCTGGGAAAAAGTCGCCTTCTAAACCTACCAGAACCTCTGCCCGCGTCACATCGTTACAAGGAAAATCTCCTGGGAAATCTCCAAGACAAGATACTCAAAAAACTATTCCTGGAGCGCGAGGTCGTGGCAGAGGGACGAAAAATTCGGCGCAACATTCTGGTTACAGAGGACGTGGGCGTGGAAGGGGGAGAGGACGAGGTAGAAGCGGTCAAAACTCAGGACTTTCTTTGGTTTCCGGTGGTGGTATCGGTCAACACGATGATTCCATTCAAAACAAGCTAGTCGGTACGGTGTACGATTTTGATTCCGACGAAGATTCGACCAGTGAAGCGAATATTGCTGATTTGCGTACTATGAGAGAGCGAAAGAAGTCTACTGATGCTGCAACGGCTGGAGTTGAAAGAAGAGATTCCACGGTCATGGCTTCTGGAGAAAGCATTCAGTCAAGACTCTCTAGTCCGGGAGgcacaagaaaatatttggaagATAGGAGACTTTCTTGCTCTCCGAATCATGATGATTCTGCCGTCGTGGAAAGTCAGTCAAATGCCGGACAAAGTTTTGATACCGTCCTCCCACTTATTCCTGGCCCCGTCGATATGAGAACGTACAATTCTACTCTCGATGCTTCAAGCTCTTCCACTTTACACGGCCAGACATATGAGAATCATTTCCTTGGTACTTTCACCGGTGTTTCAACGAATGATCCTGCCCTTCCTGATATCGAGGAAGATCTCGAAAAAGAACTGAGATCCGCGCTGATCAAACAAGGTCAAGAAGATTGTTCAAAACCAAGTTTTGATGCAAGTATCGACGCTTCGTCTTCTGGCTTTGTAGACACTAATAAAGTCTCTTTGACAGACTCGAGAAATCAACTGAAGGTGAAGATTAAAGGCCCTTTCCTTGATGCAAATTACGTTGCTACCTCGTCAGTACCACCGCTTGCTCAACAGGCACCTGTAATAATTACTCCAGCCGCTACCAGTGCTTCCATCGCTTCCGGAACATCAAATCTTCGACGAATGCGAAAGAAGGAATTGCTCAGACAGTATTGTTCTCAGGATATGAATATGGATGAGACAGGATGTGGAAACCTTGCTACATCCGCACCAATTATAATGCCACAAATCAATCGCACAGTGATAACAATTCCTAAAGCGGTCGCCTCGATGACCAGTATACCTACAAGAGAAGACTATAAAGCAGTTGTCGATGCAaatatggaaaagaaaagaaggaaagagagatctACAGGGTTCCTGGATGCTAACGAGGAAGAGGGAAATATCGAGAGGAGGCGTGGTAGTGCTACTAACGGTGCTAGTTCTAGTGGTAATGCTCCGATTGGTAATATAGATCGTAGAAGAGGAAGGCAGAGTAGCGGTGGTAGGTCGACAACAACGACCACTACGACCACTACTATGAATAGCGGTCCgccaaaattgaaaatcaaaattggcAATAGTATAATTGGTGGGCAGGAAAGCGGTCAAGATGATAGAACGAGGATCAGACCACCGAAAAAACGATTAAGTAGTATACCAAGTACACCAAGTATCGAAGAATTGAGAAGAGAAAGTATGAAATTTAGACGTATGATCATGGCCGGTTTCGacaacgatgaaaaattaagaggcaaaagtaaaaaagataagaacGGTAAACGAAAAAAACGACAGTCGAGTAGAAAAGAAGCTAGGGTACGTATCCTTGAAGGTGGAACCGCCCCACCAAAATTGATCATAAGATTAGGCAGAGGTAACGATTCTCCGGATGAATTACCGATTTTACTCacggatgaagaagaagaggaagaagaggaacgaCATCCGACTGATAGTAGAGTaggtcctcctcctccagaaCCTGTCAAAGACGAGCCTATTTATCCATCAGTAACTGCTAACATAGAAGAAAAACAACCTACTGATCCCGACACTGGCGGCAGTGCACCTAGAAATGTTCGTTCGGCTAAAGTTACGCCGATCAGATTAAAATTGACACGTTGTCAAGAAGGCTATGAGCTAAAGGGCTCGCCTGTTCACGGTGAGGAGTCCAATTTAATGACGGAGAAACTACAAAGTCCGGAAGTTCCAAACGAAATAAGAAATCCACCGATCAAAAGCCAAGAAGAAGAATCCTCTCGAGAAGAGGAGgatgaagaagaggaagagaataaTAGTTCTGTACAAAGGGATTCCTCCACATGTCCTGCCGCGACAAGTATACCGCAAGGATGCCAAGTTAGGTGATAATTAATGATACTCGTGGAGTAATGGGGCAAAGAACATAAACACACACATACGGTGCTTGTATGATttttacgatcgatcgataaagaaaaTGGACTCGATATACGCTTGCGGTTACAAGCTGCGAAAGCATATTGCCGTAATAAGGTGAAAAAACTGTTCCTCTAAGTTACGGTTCAAGAAGATCGAGGTATTGCATATTCTTACAAgacaattttatcatatttgttGCAGCGTATCGTTGGCTTAGTGGGAAAAATCGGAAAAAATCAGAGGACGCTTGATATCGTAAGAAACTtcagatatttttgattatttattttaaattaagacaAATCTTGTATTTTGTCAATATTACTAAGTTGAATTTTACTTCAATAATAGATCAAGAATAATCAAATCATTagtgatcaaatatttttgttttgcaGATAGTTCCATTTAGGTTCGagatcaatatttaatcaattatcaataggaaattaatattgagtAAGAATATACATGGTTGACAAATTATGGAATATGAACTTTGTCAACTGTTCCCACTAAGCCtatgatatgataatttttgatacagcatttttatgatttcatgcaagattttacaaaattgtatGTAAGAATTACTTGCATTActctgttaataatatttatagaacatgttttttattttattattattattatcaatattattattacaattattattattattattattattattattattattattattattattactattattattattactattattattattattattagtattaatattaatattagtattagtattattattattgtcatcatcattatcatcactACCACCACAACCACCGTCACCaggatcatcatcatcatcattatcatcatcatcatcatcatcatcatcaccaccactaccatcaccaccaccacaatcatcatcattatcatcatcatcatcatcatcatcattattaattttattattattattaattattttttattattattattatttattattattattaattattaattattaagtatttattattattattattattgttattattatcattattattaattattatttttttttatcatcatcatcaatcattattactattttatatatatattataattattctttttctttatattaatgaatttctttcataaactTCACCTTCTTACGGCAACAGAAACATGAAACAAAAACACTCATTTTGGCGAGAGGAACAAGATGGTCGCGACTTCTAAGATATACTCGTTTTGGATTCGCTTCAATGGAACGTTCTCCAACATTAAACGAGAAGGATTTATActcctcgagaaaaaaataatccggTTTTATTCTTAAACAATACTCGAGAGATGAAAACGGGTGTGCCATTTCACGGCGGTGACGAGATGTCTGTTTtttccctaaaaaaaaaaaaaaaaagaaagcaaatTGAAGAACAATCGAGGTCGTTGACGAAGATCTTTATGGAATCTACTGTGAACTCAACTCAATCTGATATTGTAAACAAGAAACATTTTGTCTCGCttattaaatgaaactatGTATGCGTGCACATCTGATTACGCGAGTGTATTGTATATGTAcattgaaggaaaaaaatggaaaagagaaatgattaaaaaaaacagtGAGAATTCTTGAGATTGCTTCGTACACGGcctcgtcatcaacttcacaGTAAGAACTAGTTAATTGTACATACTTGTAATCTACGATTGTATTTAGTTTAAGtcgaataagaagaatatatctGGTGAAAAAACGAATGAGTATGCAAGAAAGAGAATGAATGAGAGAATAAATGAGTGCATGAGAAATTGTGTAAAAGATTTTGTAATCAGTGCGAAGCTTACGTGATGGCTGTGTTTTACCACGCGGTCCGATCTTCCAGGTAAATTAATCCTGGGCCGCGCAGAAACGTTCAGTATCCCCCTACAACCGCTGGATCGCTTGAGTgtttccccctctctccccaATCGAGACGGTCGGTTGACATTACGTagaaatagtattaaaaaaattaaacgaaaaaaaaaaaataaaaaaactaaataaaaatagaaaaaatatacaagtaaAAGAACTAATAGACTTTCGGACAAAAAatccgaagaaaaaaatgtaatttaccGAGTTATAGACGAGGACAATCTTGCTGCACAATAGCAGCTTCTTTGATGAATTAGATCAATTAATCGTATAGTCTATCGCAATAATATGAATCGGTTTTATAATTACGCAGTTGTCTTTAATATACGAATTACATTTCCAATTACAAatccattattaaatatctattcaatttatgatatatataaatgtgaaataacattatttctttttatcaaagcAAATTCGTAAGAACTATTAACACGCATTTTTTATCGCGTTTTTACAAttcattagatattttatatattagatacatatatatatacatatatatatatatgatgtctTTCTTAATGTCGGAACATTATcgtttttttacatatatatatatatatgtaagttatattttatattgagtataatgttaataatttattctttatttagtGTAAATAAGTTCTATATAGAATGAAAGTTCACGTTTTATACAATAGCATAGTTTATAACACGATAGTTAATCCGTTTTCGCTCCTTTTAGTTTTTACGTTTTtactttgattttaaataatctcatctcttttcatcaaattctaaaaatataaaatttccttttaaagACAACTGCataatttaacgataataaatagaCATCTATTTCTAGATGTTCGTTAAAAATGGGCTATATGAAAAATagtaatcgaaaataatcgtCCATATCCATATTCAGAATATGTTCtgcgttgaaaaatatttatcttcgttGAATTTCCAGCGAtaaggaaggaggaaaaaactttttccttctacggaaaaaatataatttcttttctcttttgctGAATGATGAAGATAAACATAATTTCTTCGCTTGGAATCTGGGGTACGGAATTTCTCTGCGCGGACCGTATATTTTGACCCTAGATCcagtcaattaaatttttttatgtccaTTTTTCTGTACTTATTACCGTTTTCAAATGAAAGAACTATTTTCGTTAaactaattatgaaaattatattaaaactgaATATTATCAGaatgatatgataatatttttgaacgataattttgtctatatttaatatttctcatttttaatattattttatacatatataatgttcTTTTGGAATTATCATATCCAATGTATAAGAGATTTCTGAGCTAATAGTACAATGACTTTTAatgatgtattaataataatgattctttcatatttttttttttttaaactattgacGATCAATgttaaagaatttaagaacTCTAGCATATcgtacttatattatatttctatatgtaaattttgtacaattttttacgATCTCATATATCTGAATGAAATATCTCTAAGAGAATTAactaaaagagagaaaaaaaaaaacgtctaaacgttttttaaatttttcatgacttgtttattatctttaagttttattgcttattatttatcgattttaaaaatttcatttaatattttgtaacaatagaattataatttatgtgcaaatgcaaaatattttattaatgtttttctttttttttttttattataatgatattaattttgaattatagtcATTCGTACTAtttgatatgtaaaaaaaaatcgatctaattaacattttttataaactaaaataaattagaattatatagaacaatagtatgatatattaaaagtacAGATATTAAATGCTGCATATCTCTTATTCAcaaatgattttcaaaatagttattttcaaaagttatCTTACTTTTAGctcaaaaatcttttcatttaagtgatatagtataatattttatttctgtaattTATCCAAAAGTATAGGATACAAGAAAATCATGtagatcgtttttttttgttttcaaattttgatatatatattttttgttatttatataattaattttacataaaatatagaaagttataattaatacaattgaaTATGCGAACTCaatgaaagaaaagtttaattttaatgaatttgtaaataatatataatgaacaaAAGAATTCCGatcgattgattttaattgtttaaatagtAAC encodes:
- the LOC413377 gene encoding PHD finger protein rhinoceros; this translates as MAQRGKRINRNDNDLASCPGAIKRRKCRLGPATGSSSLAATMGPSEEEETMASSSQGGASWTPRPLCDIKISSIYNRSSAEAPAELFRKDLISAMKLPDSEPLSPNEYWVITDQWKQEWERGVQVPVNPDSLPEPTVTITQATPIKQHSEFKLPKKFVRISRDDYFNPEDHHLSTTPARAEKACAYDLDDTDIAWLDVLNGERAQAGQLPITESQLERVIEELEVRCWERIQTIVKNEEGLGIEYDENVICDVCRSPDSEEGNEMVFCDCCNICVHQACYGITSIPDGSWLCRTCSLSQRPDCVLCPNKGGAMKCTRSGQKWAHVSCALWIPEVSIGCVERMEPITKISSIPQSRWALICVLCRERVGACIQCSIKTCKTAYHVTCAFKYGLEMKAIIEDEMADDGVKLRSYCQKHSRTNTKDKVQGTGSSIGSGGDKAGSDSEDAESRRRKRKDMTSEEKNQARAAKLQEIEAEFDKHVSLKDIASQQLDVDPDGIVYIYNYWKLKRRAGHNKPLLAPRCGELSGSGSRNQGQAADLEKMRTFVQLRQDLERVRNLCYMVGRREKLCRSFLRLREQTFHKQALVMSGPPLPPAAAAAVMEANHGPSIYDRLYSHPDSEDHTHDFDTIVARIAGIDSPTSEEKKTQQQQQQQQQQQQDFNGASSKKLYFNGSVRRKNLYGSDLSSVSSSETDATKAKTEKSKNLKLETESSTEEETNVSAKTKLSRRKAKKAVQSVEKLHSTVRENSENEKLVNSRSHTLEHMEKELGSASGSESDELLTLSGGATKHFVASAIYSDTDSDSQEHASHSAVLITKAAVKEFSAANLSKNSQKNFNKDSRHVESTYHNTGSKNKENQNKTSVKKKEYIPSALIVPQRQAAKKASEIMQRTQQGKKDNSVPETMSEIIKSPVEEIPKSSSSKQSKDKSPNKKQRENKQSKEIKNNDVYDFDKEFGDGTEILAYVPQRQAAKKAAEHIKSGMGNKTTQQIEQETFDGRSKKESPETGKRKEFRKDDSSRKEELSSRKEEISSSSSSSSSSSSSSSSSSSSSSSSSSSSRKEDLSSRKEELVSKKEESSRKEEISKESRSRRPRKSSTRETVLSSNSDSSSSSSNSCSSSTESSSDSENPEHRKFSDELIDGSSATTSSESDSGNRTKSKAIPSSANRKQQPSKTSPERQEAERKSISGRKLKKLPEKKLKTSDGRRGPEFQPPTEREEPRRACKEQQQQQHQTQQEASVKKQDQRDKKQSTTTAGTEVDEDLLIGSGDNDGSRNIFGTRPTKKSSQVGKQQSLPRKEDKKIKSEGRKRKPNESVAKDEKSGKETVKKSEKRLNDKQSVKVIEKKDEEQSKKDEQKIIDQEKAECTDSSSKSEEKKVKKIGSKDAINILEEEMKQRRAERDSPKKSLKGLDKLLEKREHHDKMSKSKISEVKIEKVICDEEKEEKESVEENQQIKEVIKNEDRKNHINESNSTIEKPKPEERIEEEIIKKDIAEISQIEKITSGKKKTDRNLGKSQENAIEHQQSVELQNIESQTISLGENVQKESNEDDNGKSILERVENSEKEHQKRRKSANRSIFSPQHGKDASVSELFDFDQDMLTEEIVNEDGFGISRDAEERGVPLSFSFNNELWFKEDSKEDSARETLHLVEKLRMELSKKSNSSQIELEAVPVDGEVKKEESPIEKTYEQQQQQSQQQLPLQLQQQQQTTQQQQEKETKILEPITEPVLNVKNIEISEEEISTNETRPSSCKSTIEEKRKSCYSGGNDRYAAYEEDRETNKVSLVERSKLDRAETDERWVPPSINSFQLSDVQHLNALMETQNRRYGNHQFPNESIPENESIARTHLNAPSIQEQYLLQQPHSILHSQQESHERTMLDQPISEENPMEMVNRHLIGLPASEDDQAAEMMDRVLEKEDDVVRQQEYDQNSPYNDINGRPDTRWAESQVLPSRRSTSSSITSASSAEDHSIPPYKNVAGIPFPPCSMETTYYADSSYGTGPVSLFPPQSCAAPLPYPSPGPALFPPAFGAAFPGAQSLLPHVKPLEDSLNLQASPCTAAFTSSSHNMALTAAMVSPTKIVTPPPPPPPPPPQVTAPPTESIERTQQQLQTQVADSPSLPMNFLNTVAPENHTNDTVVESLQEALADGKSQHSGKKSPSKPTRTSARVTSLQGKSPGKSPRQDTQKTIPGARGRGRGTKNSAQHSGYRGRGRGRGRGRGRSGQNSGLSLVSGGGIGQHDDSIQNKLVGTVYDFDSDEDSTSEANIADLRTMRERKKSTDAATAGVERRDSTVMASGESIQSRLSSPGGTRKYLEDRRLSCSPNHDDSAVVESQSNAGQSFDTVLPLIPGPVDMRTYNSTLDASSSSTLHGQTYENHFLGTFTGVSTNDPALPDIEEDLEKELRSALIKQGQEDCSKPSFDASIDASSSGFVDTNKVSLTDSRNQLKVKIKGPFLDANYVATSSVPPLAQQAPVIITPAATSASIASGTSNLRRMRKKELLRQYCSQDMNMDETGCGNLATSAPIIMPQINRTVITIPKAVASMTSIPTREDYKAVVDANMEKKRRKERSTGFLDANEEEGNIERRRGSATNGASSSGNAPIGNIDRRRGRQSSGGRSTTTTTTTTTMNSGPPKLKIKIGNSIIGGQESGQDDRTRIRPPKKRLSSIPSTPSIEELRRESMKFRRMIMAGFDNDEKLRGKSKKDKNGKRKKRQSSRKEARVRILEGGTAPPKLIIRLGRGNDSPDELPILLTDEEEEEEEERHPTDSRVGPPPPEPVKDEPIYPSVTANIEEKQPTDPDTGGSAPRNVRSAKVTPIRLKLTRCQEGYELKGSPVHGEESNLMTEKLQSPEVPNEIRNPPIKSQEEESSREEEDEEEEENNSSVQRDSSTCPAATSIPQGCQVR